The proteins below are encoded in one region of Hordeum vulgare subsp. vulgare chromosome 3H, MorexV3_pseudomolecules_assembly, whole genome shotgun sequence:
- the LOC123443682 gene encoding DNA replication licensing factor MCM4 produces MASNGGGNSNSPYSPDVRPSSPLPATNSSPPQSARRAGGRLRRGPTSSPSLGGFETPPPPGRRIPSGAGAGRQRQNWTGRFPPTPSTPMSTDDVPPSSEAGEEDTPETDGGGVGADATPVFVWGTNISVQDVNAAILRFLRHFRDPRDAGRVDPVMDEGKYMRAIHRILELEGGESLDVDAHDVFDHDPDLYGKMVRYPLEVLAIFDIVLMDLVARMEPLFEKHIQTRIYNLKSSICLRNLNPSDIEKMVSIKGMIIRGSSVIPELKEAVFRCLVCGFYSEPVMVDRGRVTEPHICQKEQCKASNSMTLVHNRCRFADKQIIKLQETPDEIPEGGTPHTVSVLMHDKLVDAGKPGDRVEITGIYRAMSIRIGPSQRTVKSIFKTYIDCLHIKKTDKSRLHIEDSMDTDNTNASKSSEDSHVTDKIDKLKELSKLPDIYDRLTRSLAPNIWELDDVKRGLLCQLFGGNALRLPSGANFRGDINILLVGDPGTSKSQLLQYMHKLSPRGIYTSGRGSSAVGLTAYVAKDPETGETVLESGALVLSDKGVCCIDEFDKMSDNARSMLHEVMEQQTVSIAKAGIIASLNARTSVLACANPSESRYNPRLSVIDNIHLPPTLLSRFDLIYLILDKADEQTDRRLAKHIVSLHFENPEVVEHQVLDLPTLVAYISYARKFIQPKLSDEAAEELTRGYVEMRKRGNNPGSRKKVITATARQIESLIRLSEALARMRFSEVVGVRDVAEAFRLLEVAMQQSATDHATGTIDMDLIMTGVSASERQRRDNLVSAIRDLVMEKMQLGGPSMRMAELLEEVRKQSSMEVHQHDLRVALGTLQSEGSVFVHGDSFKRT; encoded by the exons ATGGCGTCTAACGGCGGCGGCAACAGCAACTCACCCTACT CGCCGGATGTCCGCCCGTCGAGCCCGCTCCCGGCCACCAACTCATCCCCTCCCCAGTCCGCTCGCCGCGCCGGCGGGCGCCTCCGCCGCGGCCCCACCTCGTCTCCCTCCCTCGGCGGGTTCgagacgccgccgccaccggGCCGCCGTATTCCGTCCGGTGCTGGTGCCGGCCGGCAACGCCAAAACTGGACTGGACGGTTTCCGCCAACTCCGTCCACTCCCATGTCCACCGACGACGTCCCGCCGTCCTCCGAAGCTGGGGAGGAGGACACGCCCGAgaccgacggcggcggcgtcggCGCCGATGCCACCCCGGTATTCGTCTGGGGCACCAATATCAGTGTTCAGGACGTGAACGCTGCCATTCTGCGTTTTCTGCGCCACTTCCGGGACCCCCGCGACGCCGGCCGGGTCGACCCAGTCATGGACGAGGGCAAGTACATGCGCGCCATCCACCGCATCCTTGAGCTCGAGGGCGGCGAGTCGCTCGACGTTGACGCACACGACGTGTTCGACCACGATCCCGACCTATACGGCAAGATGGTACGCTACCCGCTGGAAGTGCTTGCCATCTTCGACATCGTCCTTATGGACCTGGTGGCGCGTATGGAGCCGCTGTTTGAGAAGCACATACAGACCAGGATCTACAACCTCAAGTCATCCATTTGCTTGAGGAATCTGAATCCGTCAG ATATTGAGAAGATGGTGTCAATCAAGGGTATGATAATTCGAGGCAGCTCCGTCATACCAGAGCTCAAGGAGGCTGTCTTCCGCTGCCTTGTTTGCGGCTTTTACTCAGAACCTGTCATGGTTGACAGAG GGAGAGTAACTGAGCCACACATATGTCAGAAAGAACAATGTAAAGCCTCAAACTCTATGACTCTAGTGCATAACCGATGCAG ATTTGCGGACAAGCAGATCATAAAGTTGCAGGAAACACCAGATGAGATACCGGAAGGTGGCACTCCTCATACAGTCagtgttttgatgcatgataagcTTGTTGATGCTGGAAAGCCTGGAGATAGGGTTGAG ATAACTGGGATATACAGGGCCATGAGTATCAGAATCGGACCAAGTCAGAGGACTGTGAAGTCAATATTCAAG ACATACATTGATTGCCTTCACATAAAGAAGACAGACAAGTCCAGACTTCATATTGAGGACTCTATGGATACTGATAACACCAATGCTAGCAAGTCTTCTGAAGACAGCCATGTCACAGATAAG ATAGATAAATTAAAAGAGCTTTCAAAGTTGCCTGACATCTATGATAGATTGACTAGATCACTGGCTCCAAACATATGGGAACTGGATGATGTTAAGAGGGGCCTGCTTTGCCAG CTTTTTGGTGGCAATGCTTTGAGGCTTCCTTCTGGAGCTAACTTCAGAGGTGACATCAATATTTTGCTTGTTGGTGATCCTGGAACAAGCAAATCCCAGCTTCTCCAATACATGCATAAACTATCTCCTCGTGGTATTTACACAAGTGGAAGAGGCAGTTCAGCAGTTGGCCTTACTGCTTATGTTGCGAAGGACCCTGAAACTGGTGAAACT GTTCTTGAGAGTGGAGCACTTGTTTTGAGTGACAAAGGTGTTTGCTGTATTGATGAGTTTGATAAGATGTCTGATAATGCCCGAAGCATGCTGCATGAG GTGATGGAGCAGCAGACTGTATCCATTGCAAAGGCTGGAATTATtgcatctttgaatgctagaacatCTGTCCTAGCATGTGCAAATCCATCTGAATCGCGTTACAATCCAAGACTTTCTGTGATTGACAATATCCACCTTCCTCCAACACTGCTGTCAAG GTTTGACCTGATTTATCTGATATTGGACAAGGCAGACGAACAAACTGATAGACGCCTTGCTAAGCATATTGTCTCATTGCATTTCGAGAATCCAGAA GTAGTGGAGCACCAGGTCTTGGATTTGCCCACGTTAGTTGCGTACATCAGCTATGCAAGAAAGTTTATTCAGCCAAAGTTATCTGATGAAGCTGCAGAAGAATTGACCCGTGGCTATGTTGAGATGAGGAAAAGAGGGAACAATCCTGGGAGCAGAAAGAAG GTCATCACAGCAACAGCTAGGCAAATTGAGAGCTTGATCCGTCTTAGTGAAGCACTGGCACGAATGCGTTTTTCAGAAGTG GTTGGAGTGCGAGATGTAGCAGAAGCCTTTAGGCTTCTTGAAGTTGCCATGCAGCAATCTGCAACTGATCATGCAACAG GGACGATTGATATGGATCTAATCATGACTGGGGTatctgcaagtgaaaggcaaagaCGTGACAACCTTGTCTCAGCTATCCGAGACCTTGTCATGGAGAAAATGCAGCTTGGAGGGCCCTCGATGCGTATGGCTGAG TTGCTGGAAGAAGTGAGGAAGCAGAGCTCCATGGAAGTTCATCAGCATGAT CTCCGTGTTGCTCTTGGCACTCTGCAGAGTGAGGGCTCCGTATTTGTCCACGGAGACAGTTTCAAGAGGACCTGA